A genome region from Nicotiana tabacum cultivar K326 chromosome 13, ASM71507v2, whole genome shotgun sequence includes the following:
- the LOC107777951 gene encoding uncharacterized protein LOC107777951, translating into MALTAGSSAYSLSRFYVQAADTKEIKVTTKKETWHGRRELLFSTVIAAVQVNDSKTELLKRYLKKSEENKAKNDKERLDSYYKRNYGDYFGFLEGDLKQRKEQLTESEQGILKWLESNK; encoded by the exons ATGGCCTTAACTGCTGGAAGTAGTGCTTATTCTCTATCAAGATTTTATGTGCAAGCAGCTGACACCAAAGAAATTAAAGTGACAACAAAAAAAGAGACATGGCATGGAAGAAGAGAGCTTCTATTTTCAACAGTTATTGCAGCTGTCCAAGTTAATGATTCTAAAACTGAGCTTCTCAAAA GATATCTCAAGAAGTCAGAAGAGAACAAAGCCAAGAATGATAAGGAG AGATTGGACAGTTACTATAAGCGCAACTATGGAGACTATTTTGGCTTTCTAGAAGGTGACCTGAAGCAAAGGAAAGAGCAACTCACTGAATCAGAGCAAGGCATTCTTAAGTGGCTTGAAAGCAACAAATGA